In Topomyia yanbarensis strain Yona2022 chromosome 2, ASM3024719v1, whole genome shotgun sequence, one DNA window encodes the following:
- the LOC131679346 gene encoding uncharacterized protein LOC131679346: protein MYPDQLKQTSSWWSGAPWLSQPSRFWPPLSCQITVDSLPPELLEEKAVSLPIQVYQPNKIFFIRSSFSALVCIVALLCRFIHNSKLSNRSSRRSGLLCTMELNEAVKVLVRLAQSEVFAQDIAAMSKGGQVGPKSALKHHTSIIVDGILRIRGRLRHTAISLDRKHPIILPARHPITKSILNYYHLKNLHAGPQLLVACVREKFWLLRIRDLARSIAHSCISCFRCRPRNLEQLMRDLPPKRVTAIFVCFVA, encoded by the coding sequence ATGTATCCGGATCAACTGAAGCAAACATCTTCGTGGTGGAGTGGAGCACCATGGCTTAGCCAACCCTCTCGTTTTTGGCCACCGCTATCCTGCCAAATTACCGTCGATTCCCTACCGCCAGAACTGCTGGAGGAAAAGGCTGTCTCATTGCCAATCCAAGTGTACCAaccaaataaaattttcttcattCGATCATCGTTCTCAGCTCTCGTTTGTATTGTTGCCCTACTTTGCCGCTTCATTCACAACAGCAAGCTCAGCAACCGCAGTAGTCGGAGATCAGGTTTGCTATGCACTATGGAGCTCAATGAAGCCGTGAAGGTCCTTGTTCGACTAGCACAGTCAGAAGTATTCGCTCAAGATATCGCTGCAATGTCCAAGGGCGGTCAAGTGGGACCGAAATCAGCTCTGAAACATCACACTTCAATTATCGTCGATGGGATCCTCAGAATTCGTGGCCGACTTCGACATACGGCCATATCTCTAGATCGGAAACATCCAATAATTCTGCCGGCGCGACATCCCATCACGAAATCGATACTCAACTACTATCACCTAAAGAATTTACACGCCGGACCTCAACTGCTTGTAGCATGCGTTCGGGAAAAATTCTGGCTACTTCGCATCCGCGATTTGGCACGAAGTATAGCGCATTCCTGCATAAGCTGCTTTCGTTGCCGTCCTCGAAACCTCGAGCAACTCATGAGAGATCTACCTCCAAAGAGAGTTACAGCAATCTTCGTGTGCTTTGTCGCATAG
- the LOC131681527 gene encoding epsilon-sarcoglycan isoform X2: protein MVGKSIFLLIAISILQATAGTYLTDDVYVSELFSLRVEPRMFNWTFQGLTEQFQYRPSLEGYPDLPSWVRYMYSSEYHSGFLYGTPPERTAESKVPIEIIALNKQTYETKRIVLILTVHRKLPPRNVIQMKIDNLNWVHMMDPGRIENLKNIFRNDLWQESRSDLHIIFMDSAIKLGARVPLKPQQREGVVVHLGSRADFSSRLLDLQEEVKPLYKIASCNYKRTSVQTTFENSGFKLDWCAFKLHAAHDDITAMPHHPHESLNPGKGSELTTLHRSDKWEAPMKSEVPERNYSDEFAVSFAIPGMIFALLLSILTVILCFQHEKLQEYRPVQAVQMVQYSQQHQPPMVSQTGTLRSLKDAPYEDSFSLRSASPTDSYYPDGSPRVGNSYLRPKPPPYKPSSGSTNSTMQRKIGTGVDI, encoded by the exons ATGGTAGGCAAATCGATTTTCCTTCTGATAGCAATATCAATTCTCCAAGCAACAGCCGGAACCTATCTCACCGACGATGTTTACGTCTCGGAACTGTTCTCGCTTCGTGTCGAGCCGCGAATGTTCAACTGGACCTTCCAAGGATTAACGGAACAGTTCCAGTACCGCCCATCTCTCGAGGGCTATCCGGATCTGCCATCCTGGGTGCGGTATATGTACAGTAGTGAGTACCATTCGGGTTTCCTGTATGGAACACCACCGGAACGAACGGCAGAGAGTAAGGTACCCATCGAAATCATTGCCCTGAACAAGCAAACCTATGAAACGAAGCGGATTGTGCTGATTCTGACCGTCCATCGGAAGCTTCCACCGCGGAATGTGATTCAGATGAAAATCGATAATCTAAATTGGGTTCACATGATGGATCCGGGTAGGATtgagaatttgaaaaatatttttcgcaATGACCTGTGGCAGGAAAGTCGGTCGGATTTGCATATCATTTTCATGGATTCGGCAATAAAGCTAGGCGCGCGAGTACCGCTGAAACCCCAGCAACGGGAAGGCGTTGTAGTACATCTGGGTAGTAGAGCCGATTTCTCGTCCCGCTTGCTCGACTTGCAGGAGGAAGTTAAACCGTTGTACAAGATCGCCTCATGCAACTATAAGCGAACATCGGTGCAGACTACTTTCGAGAATTCCGGATtcaagctggactggtgcgcaTTCAAGCTG CACGCTGCCCATGATGATATAACAGCAATGCCACATCATCCCCACGAGAGTCTCAATCCGGGCAAGGGATCCGAGCTGACTACGTTGCACCGTTCAGATAAATGGGAGGCACCAATGAAATCCGAAGTCCCAGAGCGGAACTATAGTGACGAGTTTGCGGTTTCGTTCGCGATCCCGGGAATGATCTTCGCTCTTCTGTTGTCCATTCTGACGGTGATCCTTTGCTTCCAGCACGAGAAACT ACAAGAGTACCGGCCGGTTCAGGCAGTTCAAATGGTCCAGTACTCGCAACAGCATCAACCGCCGATGGTTTCGCAAACAGGGACGCTTAGAAGCCTGAAGGATGCTCCTTATGAGGATAGTTTTAGTCTTCGCTCTGCCAG CCCAACGGATAGTTACTACCCGGATGGGAGCCCAAGAGTTGGAAACTCGTACCTTCGACCGAAACCACCACCGTATAAGCCCTCTTCGGGATCGACCAACTCGACCATGCAGCGCAAGATTGGCACCGGCGTAGACATATGA
- the LOC131681527 gene encoding alpha-sarcoglycan isoform X1, giving the protein MVGKSIFLLIAISILQATAGTYLTDDVYVSELFSLRVEPRMFNWTFQGLTEQFQYRPSLEGYPDLPSWVRYMYSSEYHSGFLYGTPPERTAESKVPIEIIALNKQTYETKRIVLILTVHRKLPPRNVIQMKIDNLNWVHMMDPGRIENLKNIFRNDLWQESRSDLHIIFMDSAIKLGARVPLKPQQREGVVVHLGSRADFSSRLLDLQEEVKPLYKIASCNYKRTSVQTTFENSGFKLDWCAFKLHAAHDDITAMPHHPHESLNPGKGSELTTLHRSDKWEAPMKSEVPERNYSDEFAVSFAIPGMIFALLLSILTVILCFQHEKLRDDDSEYYFDFLFNICTDFFRLKHSYRQEYRPVQAVQMVQYSQQHQPPMVSQTGTLRSLKDAPYEDSFSLRSASPTDSYYPDGSPRVGNSYLRPKPPPYKPSSGSTNSTMQRKIGTGVDI; this is encoded by the exons ATGGTAGGCAAATCGATTTTCCTTCTGATAGCAATATCAATTCTCCAAGCAACAGCCGGAACCTATCTCACCGACGATGTTTACGTCTCGGAACTGTTCTCGCTTCGTGTCGAGCCGCGAATGTTCAACTGGACCTTCCAAGGATTAACGGAACAGTTCCAGTACCGCCCATCTCTCGAGGGCTATCCGGATCTGCCATCCTGGGTGCGGTATATGTACAGTAGTGAGTACCATTCGGGTTTCCTGTATGGAACACCACCGGAACGAACGGCAGAGAGTAAGGTACCCATCGAAATCATTGCCCTGAACAAGCAAACCTATGAAACGAAGCGGATTGTGCTGATTCTGACCGTCCATCGGAAGCTTCCACCGCGGAATGTGATTCAGATGAAAATCGATAATCTAAATTGGGTTCACATGATGGATCCGGGTAGGATtgagaatttgaaaaatatttttcgcaATGACCTGTGGCAGGAAAGTCGGTCGGATTTGCATATCATTTTCATGGATTCGGCAATAAAGCTAGGCGCGCGAGTACCGCTGAAACCCCAGCAACGGGAAGGCGTTGTAGTACATCTGGGTAGTAGAGCCGATTTCTCGTCCCGCTTGCTCGACTTGCAGGAGGAAGTTAAACCGTTGTACAAGATCGCCTCATGCAACTATAAGCGAACATCGGTGCAGACTACTTTCGAGAATTCCGGATtcaagctggactggtgcgcaTTCAAGCTG CACGCTGCCCATGATGATATAACAGCAATGCCACATCATCCCCACGAGAGTCTCAATCCGGGCAAGGGATCCGAGCTGACTACGTTGCACCGTTCAGATAAATGGGAGGCACCAATGAAATCCGAAGTCCCAGAGCGGAACTATAGTGACGAGTTTGCGGTTTCGTTCGCGATCCCGGGAATGATCTTCGCTCTTCTGTTGTCCATTCTGACGGTGATCCTTTGCTTCCAGCACGAGAAACT GCGGGATGACGATtctgaatattatttcgatttTCTGTTTAACATTTGTACAGATTTCTTCAG GTTGAAACATTCTTACAGACAAGAGTACCGGCCGGTTCAGGCAGTTCAAATGGTCCAGTACTCGCAACAGCATCAACCGCCGATGGTTTCGCAAACAGGGACGCTTAGAAGCCTGAAGGATGCTCCTTATGAGGATAGTTTTAGTCTTCGCTCTGCCAG CCCAACGGATAGTTACTACCCGGATGGGAGCCCAAGAGTTGGAAACTCGTACCTTCGACCGAAACCACCACCGTATAAGCCCTCTTCGGGATCGACCAACTCGACCATGCAGCGCAAGATTGGCACCGGCGTAGACATATGA